The nucleotide sequence gtataaacGACACCACCTTGGCGAAAAGTGTTTTGTCATTTTCCAATAATAGAAAGTTGCTAATAGGAAAACTGAAGTCTTCTTAATATACAGTTATCCAACAACATTAACTTCGAATAAAAAGTATATTGATCTAACAAGAGACTTTGATTTAGATTACCCATTAGCGTTGCAAGGTGATATAAATATAACTatgtcaatgataattcatgtcagcgcaaaaatgctgactactgggctggtgataccctcagggaaataaatctccaccagcagtggcatcgacccagtggtagtaaataaactaCATACCGATGCCAATTCAAATATACCAAAGGTGTGTATAGATAAATAAATGTGAATGGAAATTCAGACCGACGGAAATGGTCGGGACAGGAGAAAACAGTCCAGATGTGATATATAAACAACATTCTTCCAGGACAAAAACAACAGATACATGTAATCTAAGGCCACACACTTACCTATAAGATTATGAATGTTATCTCAGTAAACAAATGATGCAATAACCGAAATAAATATATTCACctgagaaaataaaaaatatctggtATTTTTTTTAAGCGGACTTGTTTATTCAGgctaaagtataaaaaaaaaaactatatctgTTGAAAGGAATATATGTAGACTATAAAATCAATATCGATGAGTTCCGCTTATTATTGAAAGTCAATATCAGGAACTAAGTGCTCCTTCATTTATTGAAATCCTTTGTTGAAAAATTTGCTCGTGAGTGATTATTGCATTTTCTCTCTCTATAGAATATAATAGAATTAACATCAATAAATGTGCATTTATGAGTATAAGCCATATACGCATACTTAAGCATAAAAAGCCAGACAAAACAGTTTGAGCAAGTCCAAATGAAAACATGAAGATTGTATCAATAAAATATCTGAACATAAGTGATTATTGCAGAAAAAAGTTTTCAATCGATTACAATAGAATTAACAGccaaaaatgtatattctagatGAGCATCAGACATATTAGAATATTTCAGCAAAACAGCAAGACAAAACATTCAGAACAAGTCCAAGTAAAAACAGAATGACTTACCTGAACTTTAGAACGTAGTTTTCAACTTGCATATAGGTAATCCTGGCGTCGGCCACTATCAAAAGACCTACTTATAACTACCAAAAATATGCAAAGTCAAAAATATAACCTTTGAGGCACAGATaacaatcaataaatataaacaaggcATTTACCTTGTAGTCAAACGAAACCTTGAACAAATATTATTATCGTAAAGAGGGTCAAATATAAACTTATACTGGTTAATAGAACTTAAGGATAccaaaattatttctttaaaatgaaatattaataaatggtaaaaaaaacagGACCATACATGAATAAGAAAAATCCCAAAATCAATGCGACAGAAAcaaattattgtcaatataatggaattttatgcgacgatcatacaagtgagaagcttagctttttgtactttttttattttatcttttttctgaTAATCAACAGTTTAAACCATCACTATATTTGTGAAATCGACGTTATGTGAATATATTCCATTATATCCATTATATAGAGTAGAGACTGGGGTACATGGAAAGCACTTATCAAAGCTAGAAAACCTAAATTCATGACATGTTGCCTAATTTCGAGGAAACTAGTGAATAGAATTTTCTAAAAGTATCTAGATAAATGGTTGGTTCTTCTATACTCTGTAGAATTTTTAATTTCGGGCGAATTTAAGCTGAGATGAATGATTGTAATAAGGATTACTTTGTGAACAGTACAAATTGTAATCGTCAATATATCTGAAAAGAAAATCAATCATCTGtattttactatattttttatcttgatggcttttggatattttattgaaattctaCTTCAATTGGTAAGAGTCAACGTAAGGTCATTGATGGTCAAAACTCGTTCaccaattttcaataaacaaatcaAGATGAAAAAAGATCTGATGGAATCACATGAAATGCAAAGGGAGCTGGACGGGTGCATCGACATAGAAAGTGCGATGCATTACCAAATCACGCTTAGTCAAAGTGTAAGGATAGGTAAAAGTGTTGACGAAAATAtctccaatgaaaattcaaaaatgggAAGCCCATGAAAACTCACACTTAAGACTTATCAACCATCGGAACGACATATGCGGTTTTATGGATACACAATGTTATCGCTATTGAGAAAAcgaattaaaagatttgaaaccTATAAAGTTTAACATGATCTCTTCACAATATAATAGAAGACGAAACAAATTACATGTTCCTAAAGTTATACTAAACCCCACATTCCAGTTAAAACAATCATTGGAGCTGAGATCGAGAGACTTTGTCTTTTTTAATGTTAACTTAGTTACGTGTTCaactatttgtaaacatttaagagctattttattgtatttgattATCTTAATTGGATTGCTTCTCGCAAACCTTATCATAGTAGTTTTTATTGgcgataaaatattgaattgaactGAATTTATAATATGTCCATTGAATCCAGAGGAGTGATTTACCAATTATGTGTAGACAGATTTTGTCTAATAAGATATTTTACAACTAAAGCGTTGATGTGATCTGCATATGATGTTGCATAATATTGTTTGTATAACGCCTTGTGGTAAATGTTTCATTCGGGGAGTGAATAATTTGAAATGTCGTTGCCTATGTGTTCTATGCAAGGTAATATGTTCCGGGTAATATATGAtggatttaattttttaatatagatatatTACACATTATAATTAtcttaatatttaattttatttaccattATTACGTAAACTGCGCATGTGtgcatttatttcattaaaacaatgGAAAACTTAATTAACCAAATTCAATTTCCCTGGAGAAATAAATGGTTTATTCCTACCAATTAATCGCCTTCCTTCTATGAATAGAACCGCAGTTATTCCTTCAGAACCCCAGTGCATATATGAATATGCTTATTCCATGAACAAATGGGATAAACAAGGACGTCTTGCCCATTGCTAACTTGTAAGCAAAATATTATCAACAAGTAAATCTCCGTTGATTTTCGTATGTGTGGTAGGTctacgtttaataatttctattATTGTGTGTTCAAGtgataatctaaaaaaataaactattctCAACCctcaatgaataaataaaaaatcagtACCTGATATTCAGCTCGTTGATGTTTCCGTTCGCTGATGCTACTATGTCATATCTTAGCTTTCGCGTATTACACCAGGAATGctacaattcaaataaaattgatcctTGAGAAACAAGATTTTTTGTGGACGTTTAATGGAAGTAAAATTGTGTGACGTTgactttttataacatttatcgATTATATAGAACTCATTATTTTTTATGTTCTTATTTAGTAAAtccaaaataagaatatattCAATTATCTCAACGGCTTTACAGCTTCTGTTCAAGATTGCCAATCATTACAACTATATACCCAAAAAAACCAGATACTCAACATGTAAAAAGAGACGACAGAGAAAACTGTAATATCCGTTGTGTCAAATGATAAACATGTCAACTTGAATATACCAAATTAAATAACAGAATTTTGGAGCAATGTTTAGATGGATAGTCAAAAAGTAtcatcatttattattttgttagaCCTCCTGTCTTTTTTTTCCCATCTCTATCATAGTTAATGTGACTATTCTGGTCGAGATATCcataaaagttttgaaaaaaaataaaaattcgcAGTGTAGTCATTATCATATTGACTTGGAGAACACTCTGAAAGTTTACGACAATCGACAGACGACAATTGATGGCAACAGTTCATCAGCGTGAGCAAAAATCGCAACATTTGGTCCGTCAGACCATGTGAATAAATATGGATTTGAGTTTAattaactcatcaaagataccaggattaagttttgaattaacgccagacgcgcgtttcgtctacaaaagactcattagttacgctcgaatccaaaaaagtaaaaaaggccaaataaagttgaagagcatagaggaccaaaattcttaaaaatttggccagctaaggtaatctgttcctgaggtagaaaagccttagtatttcaaatattgaaaagttttgtaaacagttaatttataaatatgaccatatcaatgataattatgTCAGCACTtctctgggctggtgataccctcggggaattaaaacttcACCAGCattagcatcgacccagtggatgtaaattaactcatcaaagataccaggagtGTGCCCTTTTCCGAAATCTAACGACGGAAGAAAAATTAACAGGTGATatgattaataaaatagaaataaaccaAAGAAAACCAGTTACGTGCATGATTAAACATCCAGTAGATCACATCACAGGGATTGATAAATTGATacaatgtttaagaattttttaagttgttttcctatttttttaaatgtattttgattatCAACATAATAACATTTAAACATCATATTTCATTACTTATGTACAAACAACTAACCACAtccttaaaattaaaaatcaacgATGTTAAAATCGAGTATATGTGTTTGCATGGATAATATCCGgactttgaaattaaaaaaaatataaacaacagaaTGATGAGACTGATAATCTTTACTGGTGTACTAAACCAAAAGTAGGCTCTGTTATTCAGTCTAAAGTGATTGTTTTAGTACTAAAGACAtttaaactcctcatagatacaaggattgaacTTTTGTACGCCAAAAGTGTTTTTCGTCTAAACTAAAAGACTCATCAACGaatctgtcccaagtcaggagcctgaagtTCAGTGATTGTCTGTCGTATTTGcttttgttaaattgttttgttataaattaggccgttggtttctCAATTGAATTGCTTTGTAGCTTtcttgtcggggccttttatagccgaccataCGATATGGggtttcttattgttgaaggccgtacggttgcctataattccttacatccacttcatttaaactttggtggatatttgtctcattaaaaatcataccacatctccttaattttataACAAAGGGCTACGTGCACGAAAGAAGAGACAATCAAAGTGAAATTtctcaataatttaaaataatataaatgtttGATATGCTGCTTTCTGTCTCTTTTTAGAATCTTAACCTTCACCATAAACACGGTAACAGAAACGTTCGTTGCAAGAAAATAACTTTTTGCCACACTCTGTAATCAATAGCTATAATGAGAACTTGGAACGATATATGCAATTGTAATTACCATTCATTATGTTATAGACATTTCAGAATTTGATGTAAATAAACGAGATTTCAAAAACTATAATTTTACTTACTTACAGTTACTAGTACTGCACTATTGTGTGCATGTATCAATCGATCAAAACAAAGATAACAAACAttctaaaaataacaaaactatgcAAGGTAAAGGTCTTCAACTATCAACTGCTTAAACACATATTTACATATGGCTATGGCAGAAtcattttaaaatcttaacataaaaaacacaaattatttaGTATGACTAGACAAAGTCAATCACCAATAAAAGCACAAATAACAGACGGTCATGGGGctacaataattatttacaattattcaCACAAAGATGTCGTAAATTGAAATTGGATACCCTGCATTttatataacataaaatatatggTCAAATAGCTGAAAGACCCCCTCctaatttttttgaaaactaCCATTCATCATTGCTGGTAGATACTTCCATCAATTTGTATCTTTTACATGGATTGTGCTTTAGTTTTAtaagatgaagacataatctttcaattgaggtctggagctagcttgtcagtaactgctagtggTCCTTTGTTTTGGAATAACTTATTATCGGAAAATAACAAGTTATCTTCCATTATGTATAAATTAATGCTCAAATTACATTTTCAAAACCCCACAAAATTTAAATGGATTACGTACGTTAAATCCATATTTGACGAAAATGGAATAGTTTTATTTGGCAAAATCAACTTCCATTGGATAAACTGGGTTTAAAGaacattatttcacaaaaactgaaTGACCAATTCATCCAACATTGGTTTTCACAAATGAATAACTCTTCAAGAGgtgcattttattcattttataaagagGAATTTCGTTTGGAAACCTATTTGATAAAGTTGAAACTGTGTGACAGGGTTTATATGGCAAAACTCagatgttcaaatttaaaaattcctGTAGAAACGGGAAGATGGTCCGGAATTCCAAAAAATGCACGAATTTGTCATCTCTGTGGAAATGGAATaggagatgaatttcattatctttttaaatgtcaaaaacaagaaataaaactgcttagaaataaatatataccaCAATATTATACTGCAAATCCAACGGAGTACAAATTGaaacagcttttaacattttgtcatgtagaactttacaaaaaacttagcaatatttttaaaaattcttacaCGATACTTGTGATTTATGTTAGTCTGTTTTGAGTCGAATGTTATGGTAGTTTGTAAATTGACATCTTGCTATATTTTACCATGTATGTAGTATTATTATGTTTAGTGTGAATGTATTGAGTATAAACATGTGTATACGTGTATATATGATGTCCTCTTGTACACCTATGTGTCTGAGGTTTATTAATAaagtattgtctattgtctattgttaATTTCTTCCAATCAAAcaaattgaggtctggagctggtaaGCCAGTAACTGCTAGTGGTCCTTTGTTAATTTCTTCCAATCAAaaaattgaggtctggagctggtaaGCCAGTAACTGCTAGTGGTCCTTTGTTAGTTTCTTCCATCAAaaaattgaggtctggagctggtatgccagtaactgctagtagtcctttgttaatttatgtatcactGTCATTTTGCTGAGTTTCTGTTTGTTACCTATTCATGTTTTTGAACTTTATACttagttttactgtgcatatttcTGTGTATTTGTTTAgttatagaaaaaagtaaaatctcaaaaatactgaactcagaggaaaatcaaattggaaagtctctaatcacatggcaaaatcaaatgacaaaacacataaaaaacgaatggacaagaactgtcatattcctgacttggtagagtcattttcaaatgtagaaaatggtggattaatcctGGTTGTAtagagctaaacctctcactttgttgacagtctcatcaaattccgttatatttacaatgatgcgtgaactaaacagacataataaataaaatagtcaaaatatgggtacagcagtcatcatcgtgtaacaattttaaattattaattttatttatagggaacagagttgagatctcactaaACCCCGCTGCATTTCTGAGTCTTTCCCACATCAGGAGTCTTTGGTCATTGTAAGtcttgcattttattttttttcgtttttttttttaaatctttgttcatttatataataTGCTTTGGAGTATaaaatgacgtcattttcactgaactacaaggattttctgctctttggtcgggttgttgtctctttcaaacattccccatttccattctcatttttatttataaacattcattaaaaaaaatgtataaaatagcatacatgtattgaaacaAATTGctagtgaaatttaaaaaatatagaattCAAAACAGACTACAAATCCCACAGTTAAGAAACAAAATAAGTTAACAAATATTTACAGGTTATGGAACtcattttcaagatatttgaaattttttttaaaggcgaaaaaaggctgactcagacttttatcTTAAACTTAGCTTTGGGTAAAAAAAGATATCTAAATTTTGCTTATAATTTGGTAATGATCTTTTTGTGAATTATTGAAGTCTTCTAGATGAAAAGAAAAGTGGGCGAAATGGGGCAAACTATTTAACCTGTCGTGACCTGTATCGACGGAAAATACAACAAGGAATACGAACATTAGACAAAAATTCCCGAACTTGACCTGACAtcatctttaaaacaaaaaaactatgtctcACCAAGAAGGGATGTTGTTTTTATAGattagttttatatttaaaaagtacACTCGTGTGATGTATACATTTATGAGTAGTAGGTTGCAAAAAGATAAAACGTACATTCTTAAGTAactcttttcatattttataatcaATACACGATAAGGTAATAAAGCAAACATTAATGTTCTTTTGTTGCATACATGTAAATCTAAAGTTACATGTAGGGCGACattgatttaaattataaatatctatgcaaaatcttaaaattaatcaaatatcatctttttttagtaatcacaaaaatataatatgcaatagaattcttcttgaataaattaaattaatagcAAACCTTAAAGCAAGTCGCATCAATAAAACGGTAGACGTGACAATAATTTCTAACATAATCTCTTCCAGACATTATATTAAAGTAAATAGCTTTACCCAACATTAGATTTGGCAATCATGTCTTTATGCTGGAACTCAGTCAAGAGTTGTTGATGTTGTTTCCAAAACATAGTCTAGCAACAAATATACACAAAGACAATATGAATtcggtaaatatttttttattcccaCCAAAAACTTACGGAAAAACTTATATATAATGACTTTATGAAATGCCAGTATTTAGGAGGCATGTATAACATTTCACCAGGTCTCAAAATTGCCTCAGAAAATAATGCTTCGTTAAATAATGGAAACTTTACTACATCCGGGTTCTCTGCATCGACTTGACTTGTGTTTTCAAGTAAGAACGTCTCATGAGGGTACAACTTACTGTTCTCTGATGGTGAATACAGTCGTATATATTTATAACCTACGACCTGCACAAGGAAATTATGCTTCGGGTCGTGGTGTAAAGGTGACACCGTTCCCTTTGGTCCAAACCAAGCATTGATATCAACATCTTCTGAGTTACCTAGGCAACAGTAGTCTGGTATTGCAATATCATTACGCAGTTCTGGGACCTGATCGAACAGTTGATGTTGTGCCAGATATCCAGTTTGATTCTGGGAACCCAATATAAACTTgttaataaaatcatttattgtCATTAACTTTTGTGTCCAATTGTCTTCTGTATATTTCGAACCAATTTCAATTGGAACAGTTCGGAACCCTGCTTTTAATCTTATATAATCTAACGACCATTGTCTTGTACTCATTGCTGGCCAGTGATTTATAGCATTTGTTATTATAACCGGAGTTCCTTTATCTTTAAAAGTAGCACTAAAATATTCCAGCGATGGACAACTTAttcgttttatttcttttttcggATCAATTGTGGTTTTAATTTCCTCTTCTATCTCTTGATCTATTTCACTATCCGTTTTCAATTTCTTATTTAGCAACTGATTCGCGTTATTGTGAACACTTTTATCGCTATCTATGCATCTGCTGGCAAGTTCTGTTGTTCTATCACTGACTCCAATTTTCTCTAAATATGTGTGTACATCTTGAACTAgttttgttaaaacattgttCAAAATTGGTGCTCCCATCAGTAGACCCATGTCAAATGTTTTGATAGCATCTGCGATACTGTGGGTATTCCTCTCTTCAGCTCTGGTATCAGTTGCCAATATGGCTTGGCTACTCCCTTTCAGGGTTGATACCAAATAGTATGCTTCCCGCCATGTCATAGAAACATCTTTCCAGTTCCCTGTATTAAACTTTTCCCACAAATAATCTAATAATGGTTTGGATTTTTCAATACATTGACTATAATCTCCATCATAAAATCTTTCACAACAGGATTTTTGAAGATATAAATATGAAGACGGTAAATCGTCTATTAACTCTATGGAAACAGCTATATCTTTTGCCGTATCCGGTAAGTGCTTTAAAATTCGTGTCTTTAGATCATCCATATCTTTAAAACTGAAATCAAGTGAAAACAGATCTTTAtcacatcattcgtaaatatgtATTTCAATTCCAAACCTAAATACGAAAGAGTAGAAAAGTTCAGCAAATGAAGCAGATAGAATAACATGAAACTCGTAAAAACAGTAATATTTAATGAAACATCAGCGGTCTGGTCTCGAAGCAGTGCGTTTGTCTAGAGTGTGGTAGATTCCTGATTCAGACTTTGATGTTTGTAATTTCATTTTGTGGAAAATGGGGGCTAAAACATatgtttatagctagctaaacctgtcacttgtatgcAATCACTGTCACAttgaattcaattatattgacaacaatgtgtgagcaaaacctGTGTAatcattttaatatcattttccC is from Mytilus galloprovincialis chromosome 6, xbMytGall1.hap1.1, whole genome shotgun sequence and encodes:
- the LOC143079349 gene encoding bifunctional peptidase and arginyl-hydroxylase JMJD5-like; this encodes MDDLKTRILKHLPDTAKDIAVSIELIDDLPSSYLYLQKSCCERFYDGDYSQCIEKSKPLLDYLWEKFNTGNWKDVSMTWREAYYLVSTLKGSSQAILATDTRAEERNTHSIADAIKTFDMGLLMGAPILNNVLTKLVQDVHTYLEKIGVSDRTTELASRCIDSDKSVHNNANQLLNKKLKTDSEIDQEIEEEIKTTIDPKKEIKRISCPSLEYFSATFKDKGTPVIITNAINHWPAMSTRQWSLDYIRLKAGFRTVPIEIGSKYTEDNWTQKLMTINDFINKFILGSQNQTGYLAQHQLFDQVPELRNDIAIPDYCCLGNSEDVDINAWFGPKGTVSPLHHDPKHNFLVQVVGYKYIRLYSPSENSKLYPHETFLLENTSQVDAENPDVVKFPLFNEALFSEAILRPGEMLYMPPKYWHFIKSLYISFSVSFWWE